A genomic window from Tolypothrix sp. PCC 7910 includes:
- the polA gene encoding DNA polymerase I — translation MSQTSSSTTATRPTFILVDGHSLAFRSYFAFAKGRDGGLRTKTGIPTSVCFGFIKSLLEVMTTQQPQAMAIAFDLGLPTFRHEADDTYKADRPGTPEDFVPDLKNLHELLAGFNLPIFTAPGYEADDVLGTLAQLATAAGYKVKILTGDRDLFQLIDLDKEITVLNFSPDAWKRSANGITEFGPEQVKEKLGVFPEQVVDFKALCGDKSDNIPGVKGIGEKTAVQLLSTYGSLEKIYAALDEIKGATHKKLVEGQEDAQKSHYLAKIVIDVPLEVNLEDCKLTGFDQNVLVPILEKLEFNRFLKQINELQQKFGGQVAEVPAPSTTAQINSNDEDDGDLWFFSAADTAAAKQKPDSAIQPRIIDSEAKLSELVTLLKQFTNPETPVAWDTETTDLEPRDAALVGIGCCWGSNQDDMAYIPVGHKTGNNLELDKVLAALRPILESADYPKALQNAKFDRLVFRCQGMKLAGVVFDTMLASYLLNPDGSHNLSDLAYRYLGLTAKSYVDLVSKGKNIADLDIPTVADYCGMDVYSTFGLVPKLREELEQIPALYKLFLEVEQPLEAVLAEMEYTGIRIDSAYLKELSQQLEIDLAKWEEQATEIAGEKFNLGSPKQLSYILFEKLGLSTKYSRKIQTGYSTDAATLEKLQENYPENGFLEAIIEYRTLSKLKSTYVDALPALVSEKTQRVHTDFNQAATSTGRLSSSNPNLQNIPIRTAFSRQIRKAFLPESGWLMVAADYSQIELRILAHLSQEPVLVQAYQQNEDIHTVTARLVFEKEDVTSDERRLAKTINFGVIYGMGSLKFARSTGVDKANANEFIKRFNERYAQVFTYLERVKKEAIAQGYVETILGRRRYVEFTSNNLRKLKGSNPEDIDLSKLKNLGPYDAGLLRSAANAPIQGSSADIIKIAMVKLHEILSKYQARLLLQVHDELVFEVPPQEWEELQPQIKSAMEEAVKLSVPLLVDVRAGDNWMETK, via the coding sequence ATGTCTCAAACTTCTTCTTCTACAACAGCAACACGCCCCACATTCATCCTCGTAGATGGACACTCGCTAGCGTTTCGTTCTTACTTCGCTTTTGCTAAGGGACGAGACGGTGGACTACGTACAAAAACGGGGATTCCTACCAGTGTATGTTTTGGCTTTATCAAGTCCCTGCTGGAAGTCATGACAACACAACAGCCACAGGCTATGGCGATCGCGTTTGATTTGGGCTTACCTACTTTCCGTCATGAAGCAGACGATACCTATAAAGCCGATCGCCCCGGTACACCAGAAGATTTTGTACCGGATTTGAAAAATTTACATGAGTTGCTTGCAGGCTTCAATCTTCCCATTTTCACGGCTCCTGGTTACGAAGCAGATGATGTGCTGGGAACTTTAGCACAGCTAGCTACTGCAGCTGGGTATAAAGTGAAAATTCTCACAGGCGATCGCGATTTATTTCAACTCATCGACCTAGACAAGGAAATTACTGTTTTAAATTTTAGTCCAGATGCCTGGAAGCGCTCTGCAAATGGCATCACAGAATTTGGCCCGGAACAAGTTAAAGAAAAGCTTGGTGTCTTTCCTGAGCAAGTTGTTGATTTTAAAGCTCTTTGTGGTGACAAATCGGATAATATTCCTGGTGTTAAAGGAATTGGGGAAAAAACAGCAGTACAGCTACTTAGTACCTACGGTTCCCTAGAAAAAATTTATGCTGCATTAGATGAAATTAAAGGTGCAACTCATAAAAAACTCGTAGAAGGGCAAGAAGATGCTCAAAAGTCTCACTATTTAGCAAAAATAGTTATAGATGTTCCTTTAGAAGTTAATTTAGAAGATTGTAAATTAACAGGATTTGATCAAAACGTCCTCGTTCCAATTTTAGAGAAATTAGAATTCAATCGCTTCTTAAAACAAATCAACGAACTTCAGCAGAAATTTGGCGGACAAGTTGCAGAAGTTCCAGCACCATCAACAACAGCACAAATCAACAGTAATGATGAAGATGATGGTGATTTGTGGTTTTTCAGTGCTGCTGATACAGCAGCAGCTAAACAAAAGCCAGATTCAGCAATTCAACCACGTATTATTGATAGTGAAGCCAAACTTAGCGAATTAGTAACCCTCTTAAAACAATTTACCAATCCAGAGACACCCGTTGCTTGGGATACTGAAACTACTGATTTAGAACCACGAGACGCTGCTTTAGTAGGGATTGGTTGTTGTTGGGGAAGCAATCAGGATGACATGGCCTATATTCCTGTTGGTCACAAAACAGGGAATAATTTAGAGCTGGATAAAGTATTAGCAGCATTACGTCCAATTCTGGAAAGTGCTGATTATCCGAAAGCTTTGCAAAATGCCAAGTTTGACCGCTTGGTTTTCCGGTGTCAAGGCATGAAATTGGCAGGAGTGGTTTTTGATACCATGTTAGCCAGTTACTTGCTAAATCCAGATGGTAGCCACAATTTGAGTGATTTAGCTTACAGATATTTAGGTTTAACTGCCAAAAGTTATGTAGATTTAGTTTCTAAAGGCAAAAATATTGCTGACTTAGATATTCCTACTGTTGCAGATTACTGTGGGATGGATGTCTATTCTACATTTGGATTAGTACCGAAATTACGTGAGGAACTAGAGCAAATTCCGGCTTTATATAAGTTATTTCTGGAAGTAGAACAGCCTCTAGAAGCAGTTTTAGCGGAGATGGAATACACAGGTATTCGCATTGATTCTGCCTATCTCAAAGAACTTTCCCAGCAGTTAGAAATTGATTTAGCAAAGTGGGAAGAACAGGCTACAGAAATAGCTGGCGAAAAATTTAACTTAGGTTCTCCCAAACAATTAAGTTATATATTGTTTGAAAAATTAGGGTTAAGTACTAAGTATTCGCGCAAAATTCAAACAGGTTACTCTACAGATGCAGCAACTTTAGAGAAACTGCAAGAAAATTATCCGGAAAATGGTTTTCTTGAGGCAATTATTGAGTATCGTACTTTATCTAAATTAAAGTCTACTTATGTGGATGCTTTGCCAGCATTGGTAAGCGAAAAAACTCAGAGAGTTCATACAGATTTTAACCAAGCAGCAACATCTACAGGGAGATTATCTTCCTCTAACCCCAATTTACAAAATATTCCTATTCGGACAGCTTTTAGTCGCCAAATTCGTAAAGCATTTTTGCCCGAATCAGGCTGGTTAATGGTAGCTGCTGATTACTCCCAAATCGAGTTAAGAATTTTGGCTCATTTAAGCCAAGAACCAGTTTTAGTCCAAGCCTATCAACAGAATGAAGATATTCATACTGTAACGGCGCGGTTGGTGTTTGAAAAAGAAGATGTCACATCAGACGAACGCAGATTAGCAAAAACCATCAACTTCGGCGTAATTTATGGCATGGGTTCTTTAAAATTTGCGCGTTCAACTGGGGTAGATAAAGCCAACGCCAACGAATTTATTAAGCGATTTAACGAACGCTATGCACAAGTATTTACATATTTAGAACGTGTCAAAAAAGAAGCGATCGCCCAAGGTTATGTAGAAACAATTCTCGGTCGTCGTCGTTATGTTGAGTTTACCAGCAATAATTTACGCAAATTAAAAGGTAGCAATCCAGAAGATATCGATTTAAGTAAATTAAAGAATTTAGGCCCTTATGATGCTGGTTTACTACGTTCTGCTGCTAATGCACCAATTCAAGGTTCTAGTGCCGATATTATCAAAATTGCTATGGTCAAACTCCATGAGATTTTAAGTAAATATCAGGCTCGATTATTATTGCAAGTCCATGATGAATTAGTGTTTGAAGTTCCACCCCAAGAGTGGGAAGAATTGCAACCACAAATTAAGTCAGCAATGGAAGAAGCAGTTAAGTTGAGTGTTCCATTATTGGTAGATGTACGCGCAGGTGATAATTGGATGGAAACTAAGTGA
- a CDS encoding glutamate acetyltransferase encodes MTENRYISDKAVFIDNYVHLNLLVSKYTAIKQLIYSHLRNSLSVYTWKPELDSIKDAKFPLYKGRDDKKILYISGVALKLEKSQNQKSLDIAQAIAANLAEFDGDVFRIQIVPPGWIHFELTHPALAAWLQSLAMGIFSERKIASDKHLPINNSGSLFAVQYAHARCYSLLQQAYREGLIKLQEVLLDTDKNIDLQKTSLSNSAPAYLSVSCPTLIPWLDSEQKLRLNHSAEIRLIGELVQVVDDLECHPVNSTVNWPKAALNLSQAWENFWRECRIWGKVKTASPELAQARLGLLMVAQSVFRLLLEEKLGLFAPREL; translated from the coding sequence ATGACAGAAAATCGATACATTAGCGATAAAGCTGTCTTCATCGATAACTACGTGCATTTAAATTTACTAGTTAGCAAATACACAGCTATAAAACAGTTAATATACAGTCATCTGCGGAATTCACTGAGTGTTTATACCTGGAAGCCAGAATTAGACAGCATAAAAGATGCGAAATTTCCTCTATATAAAGGTAGAGATGATAAAAAAATTTTATATATTTCGGGTGTAGCTCTCAAGTTAGAAAAATCTCAGAATCAAAAATCTTTAGATATAGCTCAGGCGATCGCTGCTAATTTAGCAGAGTTCGATGGTGACGTTTTTCGTATTCAAATTGTTCCCCCTGGCTGGATTCATTTTGAACTAACTCACCCTGCTTTAGCGGCTTGGTTACAAAGTCTCGCTATGGGAATTTTTAGTGAACGGAAAATCGCCAGCGATAAACATCTCCCCATCAACAATTCAGGTAGCTTATTTGCTGTACAATACGCTCATGCACGCTGCTACTCGCTATTGCAACAAGCGTATCGAGAAGGATTAATTAAACTGCAAGAAGTGCTTTTAGATACAGACAAAAATATTGACCTGCAAAAAACATCACTCAGCAATTCAGCACCAGCTTATTTGAGTGTTAGCTGTCCCACCCTCATACCTTGGCTAGATAGCGAGCAAAAACTTCGCCTCAATCACTCAGCTGAAATTCGTCTGATTGGGGAGTTAGTGCAAGTGGTAGATGATTTAGAGTGTCATCCTGTTAACAGCACAGTTAACTGGCCAAAAGCGGCGCTGAATTTAAGTCAAGCCTGGGAAAACTTCTGGCGCGAGTGCCGCATTTGGGGCAAAGTTAAAACTGCCTCACCAGAACTAGCTCAAGCCAGATTGGGATTATTGATGGTGGCTCAATCTGTGTTCAGGTTGTTACTAGAAGAAAAACTGGGCTTATTTGCTCCCAGAGAATTATGA
- a CDS encoding peptidylprolyl isomerase, translated as MRLKFPQFLVVLLIVGALILGGCATQQDASKASSTSTAIETSSKTSTEATSVSQTTSESIPGMNDLPRLEGQATVVMTVNGAPITIEVDGTNAPITAGNFVDLVQKGVYDGSVFHRVVRDPQPFVVQGGDPQSKDPKVPANRLGTGGYIDPTTKNERYIPLEIKPKGAAEPIYGKTITQPPALNHKQGAVAMARSQQPNSASSQFYFALADLGFLDGNYAVFGNVTEGFEVVNKIQQGDRIESAKVTKGAENLKTPG; from the coding sequence ATGCGGTTAAAATTTCCACAATTTTTGGTTGTTCTTTTGATTGTTGGGGCTTTGATTTTGGGTGGATGTGCAACACAGCAAGATGCTTCTAAAGCTTCTTCTACCTCAACAGCAATTGAGACAAGCAGCAAGACAAGCACTGAAGCAACCTCTGTATCACAAACTACTAGCGAGAGTATTCCTGGAATGAATGATTTACCACGGCTCGAAGGTCAGGCTACTGTGGTGATGACGGTGAACGGTGCACCGATTACTATCGAAGTAGACGGCACTAATGCCCCAATTACAGCAGGCAACTTCGTAGATTTAGTGCAAAAGGGTGTTTACGATGGTTCAGTGTTCCATCGAGTAGTACGCGATCCCCAACCATTTGTAGTTCAAGGGGGAGATCCACAAAGTAAAGACCCCAAAGTTCCAGCAAATAGACTAGGCACAGGTGGCTATATTGACCCTACAACTAAGAATGAGCGCTATATCCCCTTAGAAATTAAGCCTAAGGGTGCAGCAGAACCCATTTACGGTAAGACTATTACTCAGCCCCCTGCGTTGAATCATAAACAGGGTGCAGTAGCAATGGCGCGATCGCAACAACCAAACTCTGCATCTTCCCAGTTTTACTTTGCCTTAGCAGATCTAGGTTTTCTAGATGGAAACTATGCTGTTTTCGGCAATGTTACCGAAGGGTTTGAGGTGGTGAATAAAATTCAGCAAGGCGATCGCATTGAATCTGCTAAAGTCACCAAAGGCGCAGAAAACCTAAAAACTCCTGGTTAA
- the psbC gene encoding photosystem II reaction center protein CP43: MVTLSNRSAVLGGGRDIESTGFAWWSGNARLINLSGKLLGAHVAHSGLIVFWAGAMTLFEVAHFIPEKPMYEQGLILLPHLATLGWGVGAGGEVIDTFPYFVVGVLHLISSAVLGFGGIYHAVRGPETLEEYSSFFGYDWKDKNKMTNIIGFHLIILGCGALLLVLKAMFFGGVYDTWAPGGGDVRVITNPTLNPAVIFGYLIKSPFGGEGWIVSVDNMEDVIGGHIWVAFICIAGGIWHIFTKPFAWSRRASIWSGEAYLSYSLGALSLMGFIASCMVWYNNTVYPSEFYGPTGPEASQAQALTFLIRDQRLGANVGSAQGPTGLGKYLMRSPSGEIIFGGETMRFWDFRGPWLEPLRGPNGLDLNKIKNDIQPWQARRAAEYMTHAPLGSLNSVGGVATEINSFNYVSPRAWLATSHFVLGFFFLIGHLWHAGRARAAAGGFEKGIDRENEPAMSMTELD; this comes from the coding sequence GTGGTAACGCTCTCTAATAGATCAGCCGTCCTGGGCGGTGGACGCGATATAGAATCAACAGGTTTTGCCTGGTGGTCTGGTAACGCTCGTTTAATTAACCTATCTGGCAAACTGCTTGGTGCTCACGTTGCCCATTCTGGTTTGATCGTTTTCTGGGCTGGAGCGATGACTCTGTTTGAAGTCGCTCACTTCATCCCTGAAAAGCCTATGTATGAGCAAGGCTTAATCTTGCTACCTCACCTCGCTACCTTAGGATGGGGTGTTGGTGCTGGTGGCGAAGTCATCGATACTTTCCCATACTTTGTTGTTGGTGTACTTCACCTGATTTCCTCAGCGGTACTAGGTTTTGGTGGTATTTATCACGCCGTTCGTGGCCCAGAAACCTTAGAAGAATATTCTTCTTTCTTTGGTTATGACTGGAAAGACAAGAATAAGATGACCAACATCATCGGCTTCCACCTGATCATCTTAGGATGCGGTGCGTTGCTGTTGGTGCTGAAGGCAATGTTCTTCGGTGGTGTTTACGACACTTGGGCACCTGGTGGTGGTGACGTTCGTGTTATTACTAACCCGACCCTGAACCCAGCCGTTATTTTCGGTTATCTCATCAAGTCTCCTTTTGGTGGCGAAGGCTGGATCGTCAGCGTCGATAACATGGAAGATGTTATCGGTGGTCACATCTGGGTTGCCTTCATCTGTATTGCTGGTGGTATCTGGCATATCTTCACCAAACCTTTCGCTTGGTCACGCCGTGCATCCATCTGGTCTGGTGAAGCTTACCTCTCCTACAGCTTGGGCGCTTTGTCCCTCATGGGCTTTATTGCTTCCTGTATGGTTTGGTACAACAACACAGTTTACCCCAGTGAATTCTACGGACCTACTGGCCCTGAAGCTTCACAAGCTCAAGCTTTAACCTTCTTAATTCGTGACCAACGCTTAGGTGCTAACGTCGGTTCTGCTCAAGGCCCCACTGGTTTAGGTAAATATCTGATGCGCTCTCCTAGTGGTGAAATCATCTTCGGTGGTGAAACCATGCGCTTCTGGGATTTCCGTGGCCCTTGGTTGGAGCCTCTACGTGGCCCTAACGGTCTTGACTTGAACAAAATCAAGAACGATATTCAGCCTTGGCAAGCTCGTCGTGCTGCTGAATATATGACCCACGCTCCTCTGGGTTCTCTGAACTCCGTAGGTGGTGTAGCAACAGAAATCAACTCCTTCAACTATGTATCTCCTCGTGCATGGTTGGCAACTTCTCACTTCGTTCTAGGTTTCTTCTTCCTCATTGGTCACTTGTGGCACGCTGGTCGCGCTAGAGCAGCAGCAGGTGGTTTTGAGAAAGGTATTGACCGTGAGAATGAGCCAGCAATGTCCATGACAGAACTTGACTAG
- a CDS encoding Crp/Fnr family transcriptional regulator, which translates to MSSLSSAERSLLPMQSPSSFSEASRPFLTWQRILDWAQEHYRCRTFSKDERIPARPGLLYLVQRGAIRMVGTAQVSATASQLTSRRINRTPEEAFLGFVGAGQPFEIVAQSPFTLQAYAHVDQTAVLWMYWHDLDNWPHFRREVMDAFRYQHQRKLLWLSALGQRRTIDRLLGFLTLLIEEYGEPAMSETDPDVIRGYCLPFPLTHAQIGSAIGSTRVTVTRLMGKLRQRGLILTQGDNLICLPAESINRAS; encoded by the coding sequence ATGTCGTCTTTGTCTTCAGCCGAACGCTCTTTGTTACCTATGCAATCTCCATCCTCTTTTTCCGAGGCTTCACGTCCGTTTTTGACTTGGCAACGAATTCTTGATTGGGCTCAAGAACACTACCGCTGCCGCACCTTCAGCAAAGATGAGCGCATTCCAGCTCGCCCTGGATTGCTATATTTGGTGCAAAGGGGTGCGATCCGTATGGTAGGAACCGCTCAAGTCAGCGCTACTGCTAGTCAGTTAACATCTCGACGCATTAACAGAACCCCAGAAGAAGCTTTCTTGGGTTTTGTCGGAGCCGGACAACCGTTTGAAATTGTTGCTCAGTCACCATTCACACTCCAGGCTTACGCCCATGTTGACCAAACAGCGGTGCTGTGGATGTACTGGCACGACCTAGATAACTGGCCTCACTTCCGTCGCGAAGTTATGGATGCCTTCCGCTATCAGCACCAACGTAAGTTGCTGTGGCTGAGTGCTTTGGGACAACGCCGCACAATTGACCGACTCTTAGGATTCCTCACCTTGTTAATTGAGGAATATGGCGAGCCGGCAATGAGTGAAACTGACCCCGATGTAATTCGTGGCTATTGCCTGCCTTTCCCCCTGACCCATGCCCAAATTGGTAGTGCCATCGGTTCAACTCGTGTTACTGTTACCCGTTTGATGGGCAAATTACGTCAGCGTGGTTTAATCCTGACCCAAGGGGATAACTTGATTTGCTTACCAGCAGAGTCTATTAATCGAGCTAGCTAA
- a CDS encoding Cof-type HAD-IIB family hydrolase — translation MSKASSQNLASTDNQSVAQAEIKLLVLDIDGTISGKSNTISKPVKRAIAAAQARGIQVAIATGRMYRSALRFHEAIGSVLPLAAYQGAWIQDPATQKIHRHLTVSREIAHQLLDYFEQPELRSLLSVHFYINDQLYVRELTRETKIYAQRSGITATPVGDLRQVLTNEPTKVLALCDDTDIIDSILGNLRSQYTPAELYLTTSVATFFEATHASVNKGTAVRYLAEELLGLQAANVMTIGDNFNDVEMLEYAGIGVAMGNAPAGVQAIAQWVAPTVEEDGAAVAIEQFLLS, via the coding sequence ATGTCTAAAGCATCTTCTCAGAATCTTGCATCTACTGATAATCAGTCTGTAGCTCAAGCAGAGATTAAACTATTGGTTCTAGATATTGATGGTACGATTTCTGGCAAGTCTAACACCATTAGCAAACCCGTAAAGCGAGCGATCGCCGCCGCACAAGCAAGAGGAATTCAAGTGGCGATCGCAACTGGTAGAATGTATCGTTCAGCTTTACGCTTTCACGAAGCTATTGGCTCTGTCTTACCCTTAGCAGCTTATCAGGGTGCTTGGATTCAAGACCCCGCTACACAAAAAATTCATCGTCATTTAACTGTTTCTCGGGAAATTGCTCACCAGCTACTAGATTATTTTGAACAGCCAGAGTTGCGATCGCTGTTATCTGTGCATTTTTATATCAATGACCAGCTGTATGTGCGGGAATTAACCAGAGAAACCAAAATCTACGCTCAACGTTCTGGAATTACCGCTACTCCTGTGGGTGATTTACGTCAAGTCTTAACAAATGAACCCACAAAGGTCTTAGCTTTGTGTGATGATACCGATATCATAGACAGCATATTAGGCAATTTACGCAGCCAATACACCCCAGCCGAACTTTACCTCACAACATCAGTTGCAACCTTCTTTGAGGCAACTCACGCCTCTGTAAATAAGGGAACTGCGGTGCGTTACCTAGCCGAAGAATTACTAGGATTACAAGCTGCTAACGTCATGACTATTGGAGATAACTTCAATGATGTGGAAATGTTAGAGTATGCTGGCATTGGTGTGGCTATGGGCAATGCTCCCGCAGGTGTGCAAGCGATTGCTCAGTGGGTAGCTCCTACTGTAGAGGAAGATGGCGCTGCTGTAGCAATTGAACAATTTTTACTATCCTAG
- a CDS encoding photosystem I assembly protein Ycf4, producing MTASTINKGNSPNGDRSATSVLKQNVLGSRRFSNYWWASIVTLGATGFVLAAISSYLKVNLLIVTDPTQLVFVPQGLVMGLYGAAGLLLASYLWLVILWDVGGGYNEFNQETGKIKIFRNGFPGKNRRIEIESPLQEAQSVQISIKEGLNPRRALYLRVKGRRDIPLTRVGQPLSLTELETQGAELARFLGVPLEGL from the coding sequence ATGACGGCATCAACAATTAACAAAGGCAATTCGCCTAACGGCGATCGCTCGGCTACAAGTGTCCTGAAGCAAAACGTTCTCGGTTCTCGTCGGTTTAGCAACTACTGGTGGGCAAGTATCGTTACCCTAGGAGCTACAGGCTTTGTGTTAGCTGCAATATCCAGCTATCTAAAAGTTAATTTACTCATAGTTACCGATCCAACACAACTAGTATTTGTGCCCCAAGGACTAGTTATGGGGTTATACGGCGCTGCTGGCTTGCTTTTAGCCTCATACCTGTGGTTAGTAATTCTATGGGATGTAGGCGGTGGGTATAACGAATTTAATCAGGAAACAGGCAAAATTAAAATTTTTCGCAATGGATTTCCTGGTAAAAACCGTCGTATTGAGATTGAAAGCCCCTTGCAAGAAGCTCAATCTGTGCAAATATCCATTAAGGAAGGTTTAAATCCTCGTCGCGCTCTCTATTTACGCGTAAAAGGCCGCAGAGACATTCCTTTGACTAGAGTTGGTCAGCCTTTATCTTTAACAGAGTTAGAAACTCAAGGGGCAGAATTAGCCCGCTTTTTGGGTGTACCTCTAGAAGGTTTGTAA
- the psbD gene encoding photosystem II D2 protein (photosystem q(a) protein), which produces MTIAVGRAPSRGWFDVLDDWLKRDRFVFVGWSGILLFPCAFLALGGWLTGTTFVTSWYTHGLASSYLEGCNFITVAVSTPADSLGHSLLLLWGPEAQGDFTRWCQLGGLWPFVALHGAFGLIGFMLRQFEIARLVGIRPYNALAFSAPIAVFVSVFLMYPLGQSSWFFAPSFGVAGIFRFILFVQGFHNFTLNPFHMMGVAGVLGGALLCAIHGATVENTLFEDGEAANTFRAFNPTQSEETYSMVTANRFWSQIFGIAFSNKRWLHFFMLFVPVTGLWMAAIGIVGLALNLRAYDFVSQELRAAEDPEFETFYTKNILLNEGIRAWMAPQDQPHEQFVFPEEVLPRGNAL; this is translated from the coding sequence ATGACCATCGCAGTTGGGCGCGCCCCCAGTAGAGGGTGGTTTGACGTTCTAGACGACTGGTTGAAGCGCGATCGCTTCGTATTCGTAGGTTGGTCAGGGATATTATTATTCCCCTGCGCTTTCCTGGCACTAGGCGGTTGGCTCACAGGCACAACCTTCGTCACGTCATGGTACACCCACGGTTTAGCATCTTCTTATTTAGAAGGCTGTAACTTTATCACAGTAGCGGTATCCACCCCAGCCGATAGTTTGGGACATTCCCTACTGCTGCTGTGGGGGCCAGAAGCACAAGGAGACTTCACCCGTTGGTGTCAGCTAGGGGGGTTATGGCCATTCGTGGCGCTACACGGAGCCTTTGGATTAATAGGCTTCATGTTGCGGCAGTTTGAAATTGCTCGTCTAGTAGGAATCCGCCCATATAACGCCTTGGCATTTTCCGCACCAATTGCGGTATTTGTGAGCGTGTTCTTGATGTACCCCTTGGGACAATCAAGCTGGTTCTTTGCACCTAGCTTTGGTGTAGCAGGTATTTTCCGCTTCATCTTGTTTGTTCAAGGATTCCATAACTTCACCCTCAACCCCTTCCACATGATGGGAGTTGCAGGTGTGTTGGGTGGTGCATTGCTGTGTGCGATTCACGGTGCCACAGTCGAAAATACCCTGTTTGAAGACGGTGAAGCAGCCAATACCTTCCGCGCCTTCAATCCTACCCAATCAGAAGAAACCTACTCAATGGTGACCGCAAACCGATTCTGGTCACAGATTTTCGGGATTGCCTTCTCCAACAAACGCTGGTTACACTTCTTCATGTTGTTTGTGCCAGTCACAGGTCTATGGATGGCCGCAATTGGTATCGTTGGGTTAGCTCTGAACCTGCGGGCTTATGACTTTGTGTCACAAGAATTGCGTGCTGCTGAAGACCCGGAATTTGAAACTTTCTATACTAAGAACATTTTGCTGAACGAGGGTATCCGCGCTTGGATGGCTCCTCAAGATCAGCCCCACGAACAATTTGTATTCCCTGAGGAGGTATTACCTCGTGGTAACGCTCTCTAA
- a CDS encoding choice-of-anchor E domain-containing protein, translating into MNSKFFQALATATTFAGIIATSGVANAASLSFSASTDFARTDFEKTLSLTQFNSALGELESVTIKYQADIKANGSFTNTGPKESQATIILGGETFGSNLGLELKDQFQLNLSPTKTSNFKVAGFSTVTLPDIVATGLETKTLSKGVDNLNAFIGNANVNFLFTALARSAVIGPGNVSSQINTFAQGMLEVTYQYNETPKPVPESSAVLGLGLIAGLGILLNTKKIRVKTSSF; encoded by the coding sequence ATGAATTCCAAATTTTTTCAAGCTTTAGCTACTGCTACAACCTTTGCAGGGATTATCGCTACAAGTGGAGTAGCTAATGCAGCTTCACTTTCTTTCTCGGCTTCTACAGATTTTGCGCGTACAGATTTTGAGAAAACTTTAAGTCTCACACAGTTTAACTCTGCTCTTGGAGAACTGGAGAGTGTAACAATAAAATACCAAGCTGATATTAAAGCAAATGGCAGCTTTACAAATACAGGCCCTAAAGAAAGCCAAGCAACAATCATTCTTGGTGGCGAAACTTTTGGTAGTAACCTTGGTCTTGAACTCAAGGATCAGTTTCAACTTAATCTCAGTCCCACTAAAACTTCCAATTTTAAAGTTGCTGGCTTTTCTACAGTTACACTTCCGGATATAGTAGCGACAGGATTAGAAACTAAGACTTTAAGTAAGGGCGTAGATAATTTGAATGCTTTTATTGGTAATGCAAATGTCAATTTTTTGTTCACAGCTTTGGCTCGGTCTGCGGTAATAGGGCCGGGTAACGTCTCATCTCAAATCAATACATTTGCTCAGGGAATGCTTGAAGTCACATATCAATATAATGAAACACCCAAGCCTGTACCTGAATCTTCTGCTGTACTTGGACTTGGCTTAATTGCAGGACTTGGTATATTATTAAATACCAAAAAAATCCGAGTCAAAACATCAAGTTTTTAG